Proteins encoded within one genomic window of Mya arenaria isolate MELC-2E11 chromosome 13, ASM2691426v1:
- the LOC128212799 gene encoding growth arrest and DNA damage-inducible protein GADD45 alpha-like isoform X2 produces the protein MGKCILDVGNALVHVVKEALSQGRVTFGIFECVEVLETCPEQVMLCILPTVSDENILNLVNIQHKLIEAHCWENEVNLVKVDSSQKLLALLTQGASNLDRTADLGCLLVGYPTDDMSKDDFQITKLSYLFNEQMEPIALPD, from the exons ATGGGAAA GTGCATTCTCGACGTCGGTAACGCTCTTGTGCACGTTGTGAAAGAGGCTCTTAGCCAGGGCAGGGTCACTTTTGGCATCTTCGAATGCGTCGAGGTTCTTGAAAC atgccCGGAGCAGGTAATGCTGTGCATCCTCCCCACAGTGTCTGATGAAAATATTCTGAACTTGGTCAACATTCAGCACAAACTGATCGAAGCTCATTGCTGGGAAAATGAGGTCAACCTCGTGAAA GTGGACAGTTCACAAAAGCTATTGGCTCTTCTGACCCAAGGAGCAAGCAACCTTGACCGCACAGCTGACCTCGGTTGCCTCTTAGTTGGCTATCCGACCGATGACATGAGCAAAGATGATTTTCAGATCACCAAACTCTCCTATCTCTTCAATGAACAGATGGAACCCATTGCTCTGCCTGATTGA
- the LOC128214171 gene encoding uncharacterized protein LOC128214171: MKYYARNTSVDSVCDSSDSEMSCDEGMQEIEDSLYQALKEDRLVQGVFPCARILEQTPEVVTLCAIPEEQCKNISAHIQQKLIEAYCWENGIRVINVEESTLQNLAKQSKSKSDSKSVDFYCVLVTSSSDEHSQIDEQTETTADNFG; the protein is encoded by the exons ATGAAATATTATGCAAGGAATACTTCTGTAGATTCAGTGTGCGATTCAAGTGATAGTGAAAT GTCTTGTGACGAAGGTATGCAGGAAATAGAGGACAGCCTTTACCAAGCCCTGAAAGAAGATAGGCTTGTTCAGGGTGTGTTCCCGTGTGCACGCATCCTCGAACA GACCCCCGAGGTGGTTACCCTATGTGCGATACCTGAAGAGCAGTGCAAAAACATCTCCGCCCATATCCAGCAAAAACTGATTGAAGCATACTGCTGGGAGAATGGCATCCGAGTTATTAACGTTGAAGAAAGCACGCTTCAGAATCTGGCCAAACAGAGCAAGTCAAAGAGTGACAGTAAATCCGTTGACTTCTACTGTGTACTGGTGACCAGCTCATCTGATGAGCACAGCCAGATTGATGAACAGACAGAGACAACTGCGGACAACTTCGGTTGA
- the LOC128212799 gene encoding growth arrest and DNA damage-inducible protein GADD45 alpha-like isoform X1: MFQCAFLQIIDTSNMTLTDNNEPINADNENKCILDVGNALVHVVKEALSQGRVTFGIFECVEVLETCPEQVMLCILPTVSDENILNLVNIQHKLIEAHCWENEVNLVKVDSSQKLLALLTQGASNLDRTADLGCLLVGYPTDDMSKDDFQITKLSYLFNEQMEPIALPD; encoded by the exons atgTTTCAATGTGCATTTCTACAAATAATAGATACTTCAAACATGACTTTGACGGATAATAATGAACCTATCAATGCAGACAACGAAAACAA GTGCATTCTCGACGTCGGTAACGCTCTTGTGCACGTTGTGAAAGAGGCTCTTAGCCAGGGCAGGGTCACTTTTGGCATCTTCGAATGCGTCGAGGTTCTTGAAAC atgccCGGAGCAGGTAATGCTGTGCATCCTCCCCACAGTGTCTGATGAAAATATTCTGAACTTGGTCAACATTCAGCACAAACTGATCGAAGCTCATTGCTGGGAAAATGAGGTCAACCTCGTGAAA GTGGACAGTTCACAAAAGCTATTGGCTCTTCTGACCCAAGGAGCAAGCAACCTTGACCGCACAGCTGACCTCGGTTGCCTCTTAGTTGGCTATCCGACCGATGACATGAGCAAAGATGATTTTCAGATCACCAAACTCTCCTATCTCTTCAATGAACAGATGGAACCCATTGCTCTGCCTGATTGA